The following are encoded together in the Funiculus sociatus GB2-C1 genome:
- a CDS encoding transposase codes for NAPYVSITIGLYSLLHTIKLSLFLLFRYVFSILSTEEPKFFMKKLINEWIEEGNQGQDFALRGAKVVIILDNASFHKKLDILKKIEEKMTNIHLEFLPGYSPDYNLIELVWHSAKEYVANRLFTYIEELEYLLHRLLNEGELIIKWERQLKNKGNSINVI; via the coding sequence AATGCGCCCTATGTGTCAATCACCATCGGGCTTTACTCCCTATTACATACAATAAAGTTATCTCTCTTTTTATTGTTCCGCTATGTATTTAGCATACTAAGTACTGAAGAGCCAAAATTTTTTATGAAGAAACTCATAAATGAGTGGATAGAGGAGGGTAATCAAGGGCAAGACTTTGCCCTTAGGGGTGCAAAAGTAGTGATTATATTAGATAATGCTAGTTTTCATAAAAAATTAGACATTCTCAAAAAAATCGAAGAAAAAATGACCAATATTCATTTAGAATTCCTCCCGGGGTACAGTCCAGATTATAACTTAATTGAATTAGTGTGGCATTCGGCAAAAGAATATGTGGCTAATCGTCTTTTTACTTATATTGAAGAACTTGAATATTTATTACATCGACTTTTAAATGAAGGTGAGTTAATTATTAAGTGGGAGCGTCAGCTCAAAAACAAAGGTAATTCTATTAACGTAATTTAA